The Synergistota bacterium nucleotide sequence CGAAAAGTATAAATGAGGTGCCGCACCTATAGTGGAAACGGCTATAAGAACGCACATTTTCTGGATTAACGGTTGAGCGAAGGCTCTCATAAGCGTTAATGACCTTGTGTTCCGCTCCGTGATATGAGAATATTCTTCTTATCTCCTTAAACAGACCAATAAACAAAAGATAAAGAAGAAAAGTTAAAACTCTGAAAATTCCCTCTACTATATTTAAAGAGATTCTTCCCAGACCTTCTTTCACCTCAACGATATGCGCTATAGAAGCCGGTAATATAACGAAAAGCCCTATCGCCAGTCCAAGAGCCAGTGCTACGCTTCCCACAACCTCAAGCAAGGAGAGCTTTTCTTTCCCCCCAAGCGCCTCATCCGCAGAATAACACAACGTCTTTATACCCCAGACAAGCGCATCGTACAAAGCCATAACGCCCCGTATAATCGGAAACCCCAAAATAGGATTAATCTCACGATAAGGCTTAACGCTCCAGCTTTTCACCCCTATCGAGCCGTCTGCTCTTCTAACGGCGAGTGCTACCTTACTTCTACTTCTTATGACAACACCTTCTATTACAGCCTGTCCTCCGAGAAAAAATTCCTCAGATGCTCGGAGGAGTATCGCAAGGCTCTTCCTCAAAACACCTACCCTCCGTGATGCAAGGAGGCCCTGCTTTTTCAAATATAATCGGTGCCACTTTTCTAACCTCCAAAAGAGCCATCCTCGCAAGCTCTCTTATTTCCCATTGGGCTCTCGAGCAAAGTCTTAATCTAAAAAAGTGATGTAGCTCTCTCGCATTCATAGTAAATACCATCCTCGTTGAAACACCATGAGGCATTATAAACCGAGCATCTTCCTTGGGTATCCCAAGAGCAAGAAGCTTTTTATAAGCCTCCCTGCTTTTTAAAACTATATCATTGAAAATCCTTACCGCCTCGGGAAGAGCTTTAACGCTCGGAGGAACTATAACATCTATTTTCTCAGCGCTAACCCAACGAAGACTCTGCTGAGAATAGCTCGCTATCCTATGCCTAACAAGCTGATGAGATGTAACTCTCGATATTCCCTCAACAGCAAACGTAAAAGAAGCATGCTCTAACACAGAATGATGACCTGATGCTATGACCCTTCGAATAAGAGCCCTTACTTTCTCAGGAGAAGCTTCTTCCTCAAGTTCATCAATGCCAACCTTAGCGTAGCAAACTCTCGCTGCTAAGTAAACAACCAGATCCGGATTGGGAGTAAAGCTAAGAAGCTTTACTTTCATCCTTGAGTTTTCCATACTTCTTAAGGAACTTCTCAACCTTACCAGTAGCAGCTACTACTCTCTGTTTACCAGTATAAAAGGGATGACATTGAGAACAAACTTCCACCCTTATAAGCTTTTTTGTGGAACGCGTCTTCCA carries:
- a CDS encoding DUF1385 domain-containing protein; amino-acid sequence: MRKSLAILLRASEEFFLGGQAVIEGVVIRSRSKVALAVRRADGSIGVKSWSVKPYREINPILGFPIIRGVMALYDALVWGIKTLCYSADEALGGKEKLSLLEVVGSVALALGLAIGLFVILPASIAHIVEVKEGLGRISLNIVEGIFRVLTFLLYLLFIGLFKEIRRIFSYHGAEHKVINAYESLRSTVNPENVRSYSRFHYRCGTSFILFVLVISIVCFAMFEQETLIRRFLVRVSLIPLIAGISYEILKMTSSSAIGRLLAKPGIWLQYLTTREPTLDQIEVGIAALKEALGDVGETEENRGRV
- a CDS encoding FAD-dependent thymidylate synthase, with protein sequence MKVKLLSFTPNPDLVVYLAARVCYAKVGIDELEEEASPEKVRALIRRVIASGHHSVLEHASFTFAVEGISRVTSHQLVRHRIASYSQQSLRWVSAEKIDVIVPPSVKALPEAVRIFNDIVLKSREAYKKLLALGIPKEDARFIMPHGVSTRMVFTMNARELHHFFRLRLCSRAQWEIRELARMALLEVRKVAPIIFEKAGPPCITEGRCFEEEPCDTPPSI
- the rpmE gene encoding 50S ribosomal protein L31 encodes the protein MKKGIHPPYGECTVICACGNTWKTRSTKKLIRVEVCSQCHPFYTGKQRVVAATGKVEKFLKKYGKLKDESKAS